In one Mycobacterium heckeshornense genomic region, the following are encoded:
- a CDS encoding ATP-dependent Clp protease proteolytic subunit — protein MTGMRTNTQGLNLTDSVYERLLAERIIFLGSEVNDDIANRLCAQILLLAAEDPAKDISLYINSPGGSISAGMAIYDTMVLAPCDIATYAMGLAASMGQFLLAAGTKGKRYALPHARILMHQPMGGVTGSAADIAIQAEQFALIKKEMFRLNAEFTGQPVERIMADSDRDRWFTAQEALEYGFVDHIITNAPVNGAPS, from the coding sequence GTGACAGGCATGCGTACGAACACGCAGGGTCTCAACCTCACCGACTCGGTCTACGAGCGTTTGCTCGCCGAGCGCATCATTTTCCTGGGCTCCGAGGTCAACGACGACATCGCCAACCGGCTCTGCGCGCAGATTCTGCTGCTGGCCGCGGAAGATCCCGCCAAAGACATCTCGCTGTACATCAACTCGCCGGGCGGGTCGATCAGCGCCGGCATGGCGATCTACGACACCATGGTGCTGGCACCCTGCGATATCGCGACCTACGCGATGGGCCTGGCCGCCTCGATGGGTCAGTTCCTGCTCGCCGCGGGCACCAAGGGCAAGCGCTACGCGTTGCCGCATGCTCGGATTCTGATGCATCAGCCGATGGGCGGCGTGACCGGGAGTGCCGCCGACATCGCCATTCAGGCCGAGCAATTCGCGTTGATCAAGAAAGAGATGTTCCGGCTCAACGCCGAGTTCACCGGCCAGCCCGTTGAACGAATCATGGCAGACTCGGACCGCGACCGCTGGTTCACCGCGCAGGAAGCCTTGGAGTACGGCTTTGTCGACCACATCATCACCAACGCCCCAGTCAACGGAGCACCATCATGA
- the clpP2 gene encoding ATP-dependent CLP protease proteolytic subunit ClpP2 — translation MNPDIQPQARYILPSFIEHSSWGVKESNPYNKLFEERIIFLGVQVDDASANDIMAQLLVLESLDPDRDITMYINSPGGGFTSLMAIYDTMQYVRADIQTVCLGQAASAAAVLLAAGTPGKRMALPNARVLIHQPSLSGVIQGQFSDLEIQAAEIERMRTLMETTLARHTGKDAAQIRKDTDRDKILTAEEAKDYGIIDTVLEYRKLSATTA, via the coding sequence ATGAATCCCGATATCCAGCCGCAGGCCCGCTACATCCTGCCGTCCTTCATTGAGCATTCGAGTTGGGGCGTCAAAGAATCCAATCCGTACAACAAGCTGTTCGAGGAGCGCATCATCTTCCTCGGCGTCCAAGTCGACGACGCGTCGGCCAACGACATCATGGCGCAGCTGTTGGTGCTGGAGTCGCTGGATCCTGACCGCGACATCACCATGTACATCAATTCGCCCGGCGGCGGGTTCACGTCGCTGATGGCGATCTACGACACGATGCAGTATGTGCGCGCCGACATCCAGACTGTCTGCCTGGGGCAGGCCGCCTCGGCCGCGGCGGTGCTACTGGCCGCGGGAACACCGGGCAAGCGAATGGCGTTGCCCAACGCGCGGGTATTGATCCACCAGCCTTCGCTGTCGGGCGTGATCCAAGGCCAGTTTTCCGACCTGGAAATCCAGGCCGCCGAGATCGAGCGGATGCGCACGCTGATGGAAACCACCCTGGCCCGGCATACCGGCAAAGACGCCGCGCAGATCCGCAAAGACACCGACCGCGACAAGATCCTGACCGCCGAAGAGGCCAAGGATTACGGGATCATCGACACCGTGCTGGAGTACCGGAAGCTTTCTGCCACCACGGCTTAG
- the mmuM gene encoding homocysteine S-methyltransferase — protein sequence MADDTVLIGDGGLATELEERGHDLSDPLWSARLLIDAPEEITTVHAAYFRAGAMIATTASYQASFDGFAARGIGRDDAVRLLRRSVELAATARDRMGANGRWVAASVGPYGAALADGSEYRGRYGLSVAALAAWHRPRLEVLAEAGADVLALETVPDVDEAEALVNVVRRLAVPAWLSYTIEGTRTRAGQPLAEAFAVAAGVPEIVAVGVNCCAPDDVLPAVAVARQTGKPVIVYPNSGERWDSARRAWVGQSRFSAELAPEWVSAGARIVGGCCRVRPADIAAVARAVAKAP from the coding sequence GTGGCCGACGATACCGTCTTGATCGGTGATGGCGGGCTGGCCACCGAACTCGAGGAGCGCGGCCATGACCTATCGGACCCGTTGTGGTCGGCCAGGCTGCTGATCGACGCTCCCGAAGAAATCACGACGGTGCATGCCGCCTACTTTCGTGCCGGCGCCATGATCGCGACCACGGCGAGCTACCAGGCATCGTTCGACGGCTTCGCCGCCCGCGGCATCGGACGCGACGACGCGGTCCGGCTGCTGCGGCGCAGCGTCGAACTCGCAGCTACTGCGCGCGATCGCATGGGCGCCAACGGCCGCTGGGTCGCCGCCTCGGTCGGCCCGTATGGCGCCGCGCTCGCCGACGGGTCGGAGTACCGCGGACGCTACGGCCTTAGTGTCGCCGCGCTGGCGGCCTGGCACCGGCCTCGGCTGGAGGTGCTGGCTGAGGCCGGCGCGGACGTGCTCGCGTTGGAGACCGTGCCCGACGTCGACGAGGCCGAGGCGCTGGTGAACGTGGTGCGGCGGCTCGCAGTGCCCGCCTGGCTCAGCTACACCATCGAGGGAACCCGTACCAGGGCAGGGCAACCACTCGCCGAGGCGTTCGCGGTGGCCGCCGGGGTACCGGAGATCGTCGCGGTCGGCGTCAACTGCTGCGCGCCGGACGATGTGCTGCCCGCGGTCGCGGTGGCGCGGCAGACCGGCAAACCCGTGATTGTCTACCCCAACAGCGGAGAGCGCTGGGACAGCGCACGGCGAGCCTGGGTCGGCCAGTCGCGGTTCTCGGCTGAGCTGGCGCCGGAGTGGGTGTCGGCGGGAGCACGCATCGTCGGCGGCTGCTGCCGGGTGCGTCCGGCCGACATCGCTGCCGTGGCCCGAGCGGTCGCAAAAGCACCCTGA